Within Telopea speciosissima isolate NSW1024214 ecotype Mountain lineage chromosome 8, Tspe_v1, whole genome shotgun sequence, the genomic segment GTGGACCGGGTCTATGACCGGGCCACCAAGATTCGCTGGTGATAAGGCTTCCCTAATTATCTCCCATATCTAAGATATTCTACCAAATATGTTTCCTGATTTGATCACCAAGATTGTTGGTGATACCCTAAAATATCCTATTATACTTACCTCCTGTAATTGTGCATTCACCCTCTATATATTTGGGTGCCAATTGATGTAAGATTCATTCGATCATAATGAAATACATGGCTGTGTAGGCCTTGGATCCGTGGACGTAGGGCTTATGGCCTGAACCACGTAAAacttgtgttcttcttcttcctttactcTCTTCCATTGTTTATGTTTAATATCATAAACTTAACACTAGTCGCACCTCAGATTTCGGCTGAATGAAGATAGACAACAAAGGAAGGGTCCTATCATTTAGTGAAAAACAGAAAGGAGCAGATTTGAAGGCAATGGTAATTATTTGTTTCATGTTTCAATCTGATACAGGTGAAGCAGTTCTGAGTGGTTGCACTAATTTACGAAATATTTTGGAAGTAGACATGACTTTTTTTAGGGTTGTCACGAGAAGAAGCACAAAAGAAACCATATATTGCTTTCATGGGAGTTTCTATATATCTTTAAGGAGGTACTTCTGAATCTTCTCAGGTCATGACCATTTTGAATTGTTCCTTATGGATTATACAATGTTATAGATGAATCAAAATGTTTTTAGGAAAGTCAAGTGACTCTATCTCCAGTTGCATTGATTAATGAATTAATAGGGGAAAACCTATAAAAAAGGATGTACCCAGACACCCAGTGCACGCgaggtttggggagggtcatactgtacgcagccttacccctgctttcgcagagaaaCTGTTTCCAGAGTAGGGGAAAACCTACGAAGTATCTAAATCAAAACTACTCAGTACTTCATCAAAATCcattcatttttgggtttattagaCCAGATGATGGCTTGCCCTAGAAATAAGATCTAGAAAGTAAACTCCAGCACAAGCAAGAAGTACTACTGCATCATTGTTGGCTCAGATGATGTTTTCTTACAGCAAATGACTTTGGATCTGAGATAATCATCACAACAACAGTATACTATAAGGGTGTTCAAGCTAACATGGCGTATGCAACCACAACATAGAGAGGTAGAGGAAGGATACAACCTTCTCATTTGCAAATAGTAAAgataggaataaaaaaaaaaaagaaatcacagATCAGAGTGGTGGAGGGTGTCCACAACTCATGGAGGAGGTTGGATTAATCTCCCTGAGCATTCAAATACGAATtgtaaaatagggttttttagTTGCACTCTCCAAGGCACGCAAAGTTGCCAAGAACCTCCTCAAAATGTGAGGGTAGGGTCTATTTAAAGACTTAAAAGGTTTCCTCGGCCTAATGACGACGACAATGTGGAGGATTCAATCCAACCCTATAATCGTTGATCTTGGGTGAGGATTGAGCTCTTGGTCAATCCAAAATGAAGGAGTAACATGGTAAATCATGTACAAGGGCCTTCTTGGGGCTAAAAATGAACCTAGATAGGTTCTAGGTTCCCAAGGGTTGCCCACAACATGCTGTGGTGGCAAAATCaacgaaaaaaaaagaatccaaaaTTCTGAAAATACCCAACATTCGGCAATCAATATGCTCTAGTTGCCTGATGCATGAAACTCGACGTTGAATGTTCCGCAAAGAGGATGCATTCGACGTTGATTTAAGAGTACTCAACGTCGAACATGGCCTAGTGTATTGTTTGTATGACAGACTGGCTACATTCCACGTAGTGGCTTCAGCATCTTTGTGGGACTGAAGCTGCTGGTTGTACACACCCCTTTGTTCAATAAATttttcatttaccaaaaaaaaaaaaaaaaaaacatggccTAGTGTATGTTGATATCCAGCCCTAAGAAACTCAACTTAAATCTGAAATGCGTTCGACGTTGACTCAAGCTTGTACAACGTGGACTCATCCATTTTGGTGTCAAACCTCAAATGTTACCATGAGGTGTTTTAGACCTGATTGGCTTGACCCACCCAGGTTTACCCAAAAACTCAAACACACATATCTTGGCCTCCAAAAATCCAAATCATGTTTGCATAATCCAGAATAAAATTGATCCAATTAGAACATATAtccaattaataataaaaaaattaagtaaactAATGATCTTGAGTGTTCTTGAAGATTCGATAggtcccaaaaaacaaaaaaaaaagctaagaTAACCAAGAAACATGAATTAAGAGCGAATTGTTTTTGTCAGGGGACGAATATTAAGGTTACAcaagttagggatgtaaacagatagtCAAAATTCTGAATTGAATTCACATATGTATCCATTTATATGTCTAAATGTACTAATGGGAGTGGATGTGGAGATTCCTCTCACCACTGGTGTAGGAATCTCGGTCtgcttttaaaagaaaaagttacTGGATACGGTTTGGGGCCTCTCGGTGCGGGTCTGGGTTTGATACCTTTTCCTGCTCTCCACGTGATACATTTCGTCAAACCGTCTAAATCGGATTTTAGAAACAGTGTCGCACTGCTTGTCtgctttccctcttcttccgcgCTAGAGCTTTGGTCCAATCTCCGAATTTTCCAGACTTGACGACACACACACAGtctattctccttcttcctaTCGCACCAGAAGACAAAATTTATCAATTTGACCACTAGAACATCCTCTGCCTCACTCTTTCTAGGGTTCCTTTCTatactctctttcttccttatatAAGCAGAGGGTTCTGTCCGTTCTCGTTTCAGCAACCTCTACCTTCGATCAATTTTCCTTTGATTCAGTTGAGTTTTGTTAATTAATGGAGGGTTTCACTTCATCAGTCGAGAATCCGATTGTGTTGACGCCAATGCCTCCAGTCGCCGATCCAGATGCATGTGAAGACGTCTGTAGCATTTGCTTGGAGCCTTTCTCTTCTGATGATCCTGCCACTGTATGATCTTCAATGCTTCTAATTTTCGTTCTTTTCTTGCTTagtcttttgttcttcattgatTTGTTCTTGTTTTGTGTTACGGAATTCCTTAAAAATGTCGATTTTTGATGGGCGGCTTTGGCCGTGGAAAAAGCTTTTCTTTcgatttttatattttatattttttatcttttctttgtttgggttgGGGGCTTGAATCAGTGGTTTACTGTGATATTTGTGCTTAATCTTGTTCTTTACCAAGTGAAGTTTTTGAATGCTGTAATTTCTTGTTCTCTCCCCAATAGCCCCCTCCCAccctcaccccaaaaaaaaaaaacccagaaaaggTGTTAACGAATGCTGAAAATTAAAGATATTGTCAGGATAGTTTAGATGGTTGTCTGATCGCTCTTGCTAACATTTTGATATGCTTGCTTCTCAGATTACCAATTGCAGACACGAGTATCATCTTCAGTGTATCCTTGAATggtaggcttaataaacatgttCTAATTTAGTCCATGGGCTTTGTGTCTGATGTCACATATTACAAGTTCTCTATGACTCTTCCTTTACTGAACATACAGTTTTGCTCCAGGTCTCAAAGAAGCAAAGAGTGCCCAATATGCTGGCAATCGCTTGTCTTGAAGGACCCTGCCAGGTGGATGCCTTTCTTTACAAAAAGACATTTCTTTAACGTGCAATGctatattttttatccttttgcaCAAAGTTCCTCACACGATTCAAGATCCGCAGGGACTTGGCTTTCTGAAAAAACTGGAGTTAATTAATGTGCTCATCATATTTGTATCATTGTTTTCTTTCTGATTCTCTATTGTTTTCCacttatgtatttatttatttgttcattTGCTTTCTATGTATAGTCAGGAGCTTCTTGCAGCAGTGGAAATTGAAAGGAATTCAAGATCATGGCATAGATTGTCCAATACTCACCTTCCCCCTGAAGACTATCAATTCAGCCATGTGAGTTATTGGGTTTTGATGGATAAAGAAGTTCTTCAAATTATATTACTTATATTTTATTCTCAAATTGATGATTGTATCTTCAGGATGCTCCCTACACAGATGATTCAGATTTTCATGAGCGAATTATGCAGCATCTAGCTGCTGATGCCCTTGGCAGGCGACATTTTAGTAGGAGGGGGAGGCGCAGAACCTCTGGCATGGATCCATCCCAAATCTTTGTTTTTGCCTCTCCTGAAAATGAATCTGATGTTCAGGATACATACATAACTGCATCAACAGAACCTCAAAATATGTTATCTCCTCATGCTTCTCCAGAAAGTATCCAACCTTCTGCCATCAATGCTCGGGCACCATCCTCTCCAGTTTCTTCTTATGTACATATGAGCTCTGACACTTCAGACCATAGGTACAGTACTCAGACCTGGGTATTGTCAGTTTGCCCTTcgttaattattttaaatttagtACAATCAACCACTTCAATTTGTTCCACATACTATTTATTCTTcaagaaagatttttttttggatgtaaCTTCAcattttcttccaatttttgcTCATCATATTTACATCTGATGCAAAGATACTCGTGAATATGCAAATAGGTGCAGAGTTTGGTAAGTATTCCAATTTATTTAGACAAACCAATGTGTTCTAACAAACTTCTGTAGTTTGATTGTGATAGCTCCCATATTATTACAGTTTCCATGGCTGTTACATCCATATGACTTAATTTCAAAACTTTGTCCTTATTTCTTGTAGCACTTGACTCATATTTCATTCTTGTCTACTTATTATCTGCTAGATAGAACCTGTGATTGTGCCCTTTTAGAAGTTGCGTTTGACATGATAGTGCATTGATATCCCATTTTTTGTtggtattttattctttttgccAAATTCATTATCTTAATTATCCTTTAATTGTTTTCAGTGTTCTTTCTAGAGAGACACCACCCAGCAGTCCCCAAAGCTCTCGCTCATCTGAGTTGCTCTCCTTCTCAGAATCACTTAAATCTAGATTTACTGCTGCGTCTGCCAAGTAAGTAAATTGGAACTTGACTCTTCTTCAGAGTTAACGTTCTGTTTTATATTTTCAGTTGATATTTGTGTCTTCACATGTTAGATATAAAGAATCAATCTCGAGAAGTACCAGAGGTTTCCGGGAGAAGCTATTGGCACGGAACAATTCAGTTAAGGAGCTGAGCAGGGAAGTTCAGCGTGAGGTGAGTGCTAGTATTGCTGGTGTTGCTCGCATTATGGAGCGTCTCGATCCTATATCAAAGCGTGCAGGAGGTTCAGCACCTCCTTCCAGATCTAGTGAAGGGACCTCAAGTTTTTCTTACGAAGGGAAGGGTGTGCAAGAAAACCCAATTGTTCAGtcccaaaataaaaatgatgTGGAAATTGTTGATGGCACAGATTCCAATGCACCTTTCCATGTCATGGGAAGCCTTTCTTCTGTTCCAGGTCGTTTGAAATTTCCTCAAGCACAGGTCTAAAACACTTCCCTTTTGGAATTTGTATTATTGATTAGCTTATCGTtgttggtttcttctttttctttccctcgTACTCTTTAATGATCTCAATTGAAAACCTCGGAGTTCTCTTATGGGAACCAGGTTCCAACGAATAATGTAATACTGATTTAAGAAGTAAAACAGTACCAAAACAGAATCGAAGACAGAACAAAAATTCCAGCAATTGGAAAAAAACATGCAGAAGAAGCAAATCATATTATCAGATCAGGTGAAAACCCTGGTTGGGATCACCTTTTAGAGAGGGGAATCTTTTCTGAAAGTTTCAAATTGATCCAATGTGTAGATCTTGATTTATGAGGTATTCCTAGTGACAGTAGGATAGGGGCAAATCTGTCAAACTACGAGTCTGATCAAAGAACAGATTACAGATTTAGTTTATCCAGCAGAACACCAGTAAACAGTGTTAATTTCAGATAAAACAAACCAGCAGAATGGATCAATCGATTTCAGGTTCAAGGCCTCTAGATGCCATCCTACTTGGAATAGGATTATGTCAAACATTTCACAGAATCTGAAACTGATTACAGATTATGAAAGCAGATAATGTCGACAGAATAAAACTGTCAGGTTGATAGCAAGCAGATAATCTGAAATCAGAATCAAGATCAGCAATATAAAACTCCCAAAATCAAGCAATCCTAGTATGAGTAGGACTGCTTAAATTAGCCAACAGATTCTTGAATGGAAGACAGATTTTGATAGCAGGCAATCTCAATTGATGATTGCAGAAAACAGAATGTGAATAAGGTCAGAAATTCACCTCTGAATCAGCAATGCTAATGGTGATTGGAATGAAGAATCGCAGAGATCAAAGATGAACAGAATTGCAGAAATAAACAGTAGATCAGTACGTTAGAGAAGATTAAAGAGAGAGCAATGCACCCGGGCTTCCCATTGcaagccttgatcaaacacaagggaACCTCCATGCATGGAAGAAGAGCAACAACAgctttcaaaatcaaaatcagagcCTATTGTCCAGTCAAGTTAGAGTTTGACTAGGAAACCCCCTAACCGACTCCTATTACAACTCAACAATCCTTTTTTAAAGTCTAAGTGGCCTTTAAAAAGGATGTGGACCCAAATTTTATTTAAAGATAAGAAATAAATTATTtaacttaaattgaatcaaaaCAAACCACCGGTTCTACTGGGTCAAACTTAAAACACTTTAAATATTAgagaactaacttaaaaacaggAAATAAAAGAACTAAACATAACTGGGACAGTCTAGGCTTGGCCCCTCTTGGGTCTCCTGCAGTAGGTCATCAATTCTACATCAGCAACCTATACCCAGAACCCATTCATCATCACCCTTAGTAATTGCCACGCGGCAGTTTGTCTTTGCGTGAATTTGTTGGTCAAGTTGTGCATATCTTCATTCatcaatggtcaaaatttcaGTCATCTCATACTCCCATTTGTTTTAAACAGAATTTGGCTATCTAGGAAATTGTTTAACATGACATAAATAGGAATCAttgaaaaaccaaaaggaaaagcgtatacatgttgggccatACAGTAGACATAGGGTGCCAAATTTGACTGGTGACTTGTCAAAAGGGTCATAAATCTATACAATGTCAGCCTGCAAATCATTAGTCCATGTGGTTGTAAAGTGGCATGCATGATGGAAAGGGTTCCTATTACATGCATgaaagaactttttcccttttctgaTCATCTCGAAACAATCCTGATTTGCACATTTGTACTAATCTGGTATGGGACTACTCTTAAACCTTAACGCGATAGTACAAATCATAGAACATTACACTACAAGCATATCAATCCATATTGGGGTATTATATTCTAAGCCATGTTTAACTCCTCCTAACACTGATTACACCAATCGTATTTCATTTCCTCTGTTGATGTGGAGATCTGCTCTGACACTTGGttcttttttaatgattttcGATTAtatttggttcatctatctgtCTATGTTCTAACCTGCTAATATAGAACAAATGCCATAGAACAAGAGAAGGCAAAGACTTGAATATC encodes:
- the LOC122671259 gene encoding E3 ubiquitin-protein ligase RHF1A-like, yielding MEGFTSSVENPIVLTPMPPVADPDACEDVCSICLEPFSSDDPATITNCRHEYHLQCILEWSQRSKECPICWQSLVLKDPASQELLAAVEIERNSRSWHRLSNTHLPPEDYQFSHDAPYTDDSDFHERIMQHLAADALGRRHFSRRGRRRTSGMDPSQIFVFASPENESDVQDTYITASTEPQNMLSPHASPESIQPSAINARAPSSPVSSYVHMSSDTSDHSVLSRETPPSSPQSSRSSELLSFSESLKSRFTAASAKYKESISRSTRGFREKLLARNNSVKELSREVQREVSASIAGVARIMERLDPISKRAGGSAPPSRSSEGTSSFSYEGKGVQENPIVQSQNKNDVEIVDGTDSNAPFHVMGSLSSVPGRLKFPQAQV